In one Odocoileus virginianus isolate 20LAN1187 ecotype Illinois unplaced genomic scaffold, Ovbor_1.2 Unplaced_Contig_16, whole genome shotgun sequence genomic region, the following are encoded:
- the CLCN4 gene encoding H(+)/Cl(-) exchange transporter 4, giving the protein MVNTGVISGSENLMDFLDEPFPDVGTYEDFHTIDWLREKSRDTDRHRKITSKSKESIWEFIKSLLDAWSGWAVMLLIGLLAGTLAGVIDLAVDWMTDLKEGICLSAFWYSHEQCCWTSNETTFEDRDKCPLWQKWSELLVNQSEGASAYILNYLMYILWALLFAFLAVSLVRVFAPYACGSGIPEIKTILSGFIIRGYLGKWTLLIKTVTLVLVVSSGLSLGKEGPLVHVACCCGNFFSSLFSKYSKNEGKRREVLSAAAAAGVSVAFGAPIGGVLFSLEEVSYYFPLKTLWRSFFAALVAAFTLRSINPFGNSRLVLFYVEYHTPWYMAELFPFILLGVFGGLWGTLFIRCNIAWCRRRKTTKLGKYPVLEVIAVTAITAIVAYPNPYTRRSTSELISELFNDCGALESSQLCDYINDPNMTRPVDDIPDRPAGVGVYTAIWQLALALIFKIIITIFTFGMKIPSGLFIPSMAVGAMAGRMVGIGVEQLAYHHHDWIIFRNWCRPGADCVTPGLYAMVGAAACLGGVTRMTVSLVVIMFELTGGLEYIVPLMAAAVTSKWVADAFGKEGIYEAHIHLNGYPFLDVKDEFTHRTLATDVMRPRRGEPPLSVLTQDSMTVEDVETLIKETDYNGFPVVVSRDSERLIGFAQRRELILAIKNARQRQEGIVSDSVMYFTEEPPELPANSPQPLKLRRVLNLSPFTVTDHTPMETVVDIFRKLGLRQCLVTRSGRLLGIITKKDVLRHMAQMANQDPESIMFN; this is encoded by the exons ATGGTCAATACAGGAGTGATCAGTGGTTCTGAAAACCTGATGGATTTCCTCGACGAGCCATTCCCTGATGTGGGGACATATGAGGACTTCCACACCATCGACTGGCTGAGGGAAAAATCACGGGACACTGACAGACACAGGAAG atAACCAGCAAAAGCAAGGAGTCCATATGGGAGTTCATCAAGAGCTTGCTGGATGCCTGGTCGGGATGGGCAGTCATGCTGCTCATCGGCCTACTGGCAG GCACTCTGGCCGGGGTCATCGATCTTGCTGTCGACTGGATGACCGACCTGAAAGAGGGCATCTGCCTGTCCGCCTTCTGGTATAGCCATGAGCAGTGCTGCTGGACTTCCAACGAGACCACGTTTGAGGACAGGGACAAGTGTCCCCTGTGGCAGAAGTGGTCGGAGCTGCTGGTGAATCAGTCGGAG GGTGCCAGTGCTTACATTCTGAATTACCTAATGTACATCCTGTGGGCATTGCTGTTTGCATTTCTGGCCGTCTCCCTGGTACGAGTATTTGCACCATATGCCTGTGGCTCTGGTATACCCGAG ATAAAGACCATCTTGAGTGGCTTCATCATCAGGGGCTACTTGGGCAAGTGGACCCTGCTGATCAAGACTGTCACGCTGGTGCTGGTGGTGTCCTCAGGCCTGAGCCTGGGCAAGGAAGGGCCACTGGTGCACGTGGCCTGTTGCTGTGGCAACTTCTTCAGCAGCCTTTTCTCCAAGTACAGCAAGAACGAGGGCAAAAGGCGTGAG GTGCTGTCAGCTGCGGCTGCTGCTGGGGTCTCCGTGGCCTTTGGTGCTCCGATTGGGGGTGTGCTTTTCAGTCTGGAAGAG GTCAGCTATTACTTTCCCTTAAAGACCCTGTGGCGGTCCTTTTTTGCGGCCCTGGTGGCAGCCTTCACGCTGCGATCCATCAATCCATTCGGGAACAGCCGCCTCGTCCTCTTCTACGTGGAGTATCACACGCCCTGGTACATGGCTGAGCTCTTCCCCTTCATCCTGCTTGGGGTCTTCGGGGGCTTGTGGGGGACCCTCTTCATCCGCTGCAACATTGCCTGGTGCCGGAGGCGCAAGACCACCAAGCTGGGGAAGTACCCAGTGTTGGAGGTCATCGCGGTGACTGCCATCACTGCTATTGTTGCCTACCCCAACCCCTACACACGCCGCAGCACAAGCGAGCTCATTTCCGAGCTCTTCAATGATTGTGGGGCCCTTGAGTCCTCCCAGCTGTGTGACTACATCAACGACCCCAACATGACGCGGCCCGTGGATGACATCCCTGACCGGCCAGCTGGGGTTGGAGTTTACACGGCCATCTGGCAGCTGGCCCTGGCGCTGATCTTCAAGATCATCATTACCATATTCACCTTTGGCATGAAG ATCCCATCCGGCCTCTTCATCCCCAGCATGGCTGTGGGAGCCATGGCGGGCAGGATGGTGGGAATCGGTGTGGAGCAGCTGGCTTACCATCACCATGACTGGATCATCTTCAGGAACTGGTGCAGGCCCGGTGCAGACTGCGTCACCCCAGGGCTCTATGCCATGGTGGGGGCTGCAGCTTGCCTAG gTGGCGTTACCAGGATGACGGTATCATTGGTGGTCATCATGTTCGAATTAACAGGAGGCCTCGAGTACATTGTACCCCTGATGGCAGCAGCCGTGACCAGCAAGTGGGTGGCCGATGCCTTCGGAAAGGAAGGCATCTATGAGGCCCACATCCACTTGAATGGGTACCCATTCCTGGACGTGAAGGACGAGTTCACTCACCGCACGCTGGCCACTGATGTCATGCGGCCGCGGCGGGGGGAACCGCCCCTGTCCGTGCTTACCCAGGACAGCATGACTGTCGAGGACGTGGAGACACTCATCAAGGAGACTGACTACAACGGCTTCCCTGTGGTCGTCTCCAGGGACTCAGAGCGCCTCATCGGCTTTGCCCAGAGAAGAGAGCTGATTCTTGCCATAA AGAATGCCAGACAGAGGCAGGAGGGCATCGTAAGTGACTCGGTCATGTACTTCACTGAGGAACCCCCCGAGCTGCCGGCCAACAGCCCACAGCCCCTGAAGCTGCGGCGTGTCCTGAACCTCAGCCCTTTCACGGTCACCGACCACACCCCAATGGAGACTGTGGTGGACATCTTCCGGAAGCTGGGGCTCCGCCAGTGCTTGGTGACCCGGAGCGG